Part of the Tribolium castaneum strain GA2 chromosome 4, icTriCast1.1, whole genome shotgun sequence genome is shown below.
CCGAACTCGCCCTCCAACGAGATATTCACAACTGTCCTCGTTACTAGGAGTTCTACCAATTCTTCGTTTGATTGTGGCCTCCATTTGGGTAACGGCGATGGCATTTACTTGAGTGTCTGTTGCCGTGAGCATTCTTACTGCCTGGATGATGGAGTCGGCGACAGGTAACAGGCCAGCTCCACCCTTACTACACGGTAGATATACGAGCTCCGGACTGGCCCGTTCTGGTAGGAAAAGCCATTTCTTGGCGTAGGCTTTGATTCTACTGTCTAGCCTGTTAGTCTTTTTCTTTTGAATCGTCGTCCCTCTTAGCAAGAAGCCTAGTTTTGGGGATACAAACGTATTCACTGCATCAATTTTCTGCCAAGGAGCTAGAAGCGATTGGTCGATGTTCTCGACCTCCTTCGTCATTCGTTCGATGGTGGCCTCTGGGGTAGTGTCAACATGGTACCCCGTGGGGATGCCTAGGTGTTGGTAGGCTTCTCCTTCGTGTAGGGGGCAGATCTCTTCATTTTGGATCTTAAGTTTGGTCATGTGGCGGGTGTTTCGCTTTGTGCAGTCGAGGTCGAGTATTGCGCATTTGCTAGCATTGAATCGTACCTGCATGTCGTTAGCCACCGTGGAGATGGCATTCAGCATTCTTTGAAGGTCTTTGTGATTGGacgctattattattattattattattattattattattattattattattatttatttttattattattatcattagtaAGTGCCGATTGTACAGAATAATGTACATTAATTTTCTTACACGAATTATAAACCTAATACGTAAAGAGCAATGTTGTTTTCAACATACAATGCTAATATTAGCATAGAAGAGACATTCAACATTATATCGGATACTAAGCTAGATAATTACGCTAAAATTCATTATTCCTTACCTGTATCAAACCACCACATTCACGTTCGCAACACGCGCCAATTTGCAACCACAGAATCAAAGGTTATATGTCATAAACATAAAACTAAAACAGCTGTACAGCGCATGGCTATTCAATACGGACACTATACTGTACAAGAGTTCTAAAGTCGCATTTGCTTGGCCTTGTGAAGGTAAAATACGTACAAATTTTATGTACAGTATAATGTACAAACCGCACCAAATGTTGTAAAATGTTGCCATTAACCCAGGACTGAGGAGGTTAAGACGGCATTTGGTTTACGGTTTTCTTTCGTCAACGCACgattcaatttattttcagtaaCATATCGGTCTTCAGAGAGAagataattttacataaaataaattagtgtaAAATTGCAATGTATTTGaaacaaaaccaataattGAATTGTTCATTGCAGAAAGGGACtaagtaacatttttgagCATTTTGTGGTACACGTTTTTCTTTTTGATCTGTTTTTACAGGAtttgaaaaagacaaaaaatatgcTATGATAATATGTATTGGCACTTAGACATTgagtttacaataaaaagtgTCACTATACTTCGCATGGCTAAGAGATGAAGTGATCACTCGGCGTTCACGTGATAGAAAGTTTGAaagttttgctaaattttagCGACCCATATGCAAGTTAACCCACATACTCAGAGTCCTAGCGACAACTGTGACGTCATATGTATGTTGCTGCGAAGTGCTATGTGCAAAAATCCCTAACAGTAATTTTATATACAGGTTATTCATATATATGAGACAATAAATAAACCTCAAAATGGATTTATAAAATGATGTCAATTGAGATTATAACTCGTGTCCTATCGaaactaataagaattttACAGCTCTGGGAAGTAGGGGTATGGAAAGACGGTTTTGTACCATAACTTTAGAACCATTTGACTAAATATTACGAAACTTGGTAGACTTACTAAAGAGAATATTCCTTTTATTCTGGTAAGTATGAAAACCAGATACATCCACCCAGTTTCCGggtcacattttttgtgtttttctaattttttgcccttttaacactacttttttattgcttaaatcGAGAGAGTAATCAATTGCGAATAAAAAGGTATAACCTTTTACACCACTAAGATGCACCAATTAatagatattttaatttaaacagagGCTTGCATttgaccaaaataaaaaaagtataaattttgggCGGACGATATCCGTAGCAACGAAAGTGCATCTGCACTCAAGGCGCTGTCAAGTCCTGTCAGGCACTTGTCAATTTTAACTTTGAACAATTTGGGgctttaaattgaaaatatttaactaaagGGTTTAGTTCAGTCTCTTAACCtaacccaataaatttaaactattCTGGTACCATTTTTGATTGATTAATTCAtcgaaaattcacaaaaaagtcATTAGTCGTTACCTGATTATTTGTTCTATTCGGTACGTTTATTacaccaaattccgaataaagACATTTAGGCCGGGTTTATAGAAAgcgaattaaatatttaatttcaaattaaaaagttaatgTCGATTAACTTAATTTCGTGACGTCACTAATCGCGATTAAATCgatttaattcgaattaaactAATACGTTGTTAAATTCcatttaatcgcaattaaatctAGAAATCGGTTTACAAAAGCTCAATTAACagttaattgcgattaaattaTACATTAATATGAAATTAAGTTAATGAAGGTAGCtacttcaattaaattttaatatctgTCATGTTTGATTCCAAAAAACTTTGAGATAGcttatatttaaataaaataaacgggAAATAAAGGTAaataatacacattttttaattattttattattattcaaaaaattacaattagatGTCTGATGTATCACTTACGACTACATCATCGTCTGATGATTCTTCTGAGGATGAAGTAAGAATGGAAAGAATACCTAGAAGATACCGAGGGATAAGAGATAGGAGAAATCCTTATGAAATTTTCGAcgaagaagaatttaaaatgagatttAGATTCTCGAAGGCAACTATCTTATGGCTTCATGAGTTGATCGGTCATGATTTAGAACCTACAACTAGAAGACGCAAATCGATATCTGCAATAaataagattttaattacaatgagGTATTTGGCAACAGGTTCCTTTCAACAATTAGTGGGTGACACTGTTGCTGTACATAAGTCAACAGTCTGTGTTGTTATAAAAAGTGTTATCCAAAAAATCGCTCAACTTAAactataatttataaaaatgccaaacagAGAAGAACTACATAATGttcagttaaaattttatcgtaaaagAAGAATGCCAAGAGTAATAGGTGCAATAGACTGTTCTCACATAAGAATTGAATCACCAGGTGGCCCCAACGCTGAAATTTTTCGTAATCGGAagggatttttttcaattaatgtaCAGGCAGTATGCGATGCAGACCTGCAAATAAGAAATATTGTCGCGAGGTGGCCAGGAAGTGTCCACGATAGTACAATATTTAACGATTCATCCCTCTGTGCACATCTAGAAAGAGGTGAATATGAAAATGGTTTTCTACTTGGAGATAGTGGATATGCTTGCCGTCCCTTTCTTTTAACTCCAGTACTGAATCCAAGAACAGCTGCGGAAGAAGCTTATAATTTGTCACACAGAACGACTAGAAATGCTATTGAACGGTGTTTTGGAGTTTTGAAACGTCGTTTTTCTTGTCTGTCATTGGGACTGCGGACTAAAATGAACACTACATTAGCAACTATTGTGGCTTGTGCTGTGTTACATAACATTGCCATTTTCACAAATGATAATGAACCGCCAAGAGATCCAGATGTTGAAGTACCTCAAGAACTTGAAATTGAACCTGttcatagaaataataatattaatgaaaATACTGCCGCTCGTACAGCCCTTATAAGAACAcattttcattgaaaaaaaaaaacaaataaaatttcaatatttattaatcatttcggctaattttttccaactctttttctttaatttttaattctaattcgtacatcttttttttaaattcaatttccatGTTTGCTAATTTTATGCGCTTTAAATATAGTGTTCTTTTCAAATcaactgttttttttgtttgatttatttttagaaggggtgtatttttttcgtgGTGGCTGGTGGGTAGGGATTTCTTCACAAACGGTTTCGGATGGGGGAACACATTCATCTTCAAGGTAAATGGGGAGATCAGAAATATTTACATTAGAGTATCCTTCAACAGGTTCCAGGACAGGAGGGGATATTTCCTGATCTTGAGTTAATAGTACtatatctaaaaatttgataaattatttgaaagttaACGATTCTTGTTTGAGATCAAATGTGTGTATTcgtgtattattattattattaattttattattattattattattactattaaagcatGGTTTATTTACCTTTATGGTAAATATTGTCATCATCAAATAGATTTGGTAAGGGCCTTGCCTGTGGCTCGACCATTGCTAAGACTCTAGCCCCCACGTCAGTTAATTGGCTCTCGAACGTTCCACCCCCAGTTTTCGAAATGTTTTTCTTAAATGGAtaagaaaattagtttttctgaaatttaattattataactaaccttatc
Proteins encoded:
- the LOC135265929 gene encoding uncharacterized protein LOC135265929 isoform X1, whose translation is MTEAKVHRERTKNFTEREKEIALDIINRYQNKIENKETDGVSQKERKDAWEKVAEEFNSASSTAPRTGKQMKVLWSNLRRTAKKNIAKENKKRYLDETNELGNIAELKRKKNEDKKNISKTGGGTFESQLTDVGARVLAMVEPQARPLPNLFDDDNIYHKDIVLLTQDQEISPPVLEPVEGYSNVNISDLPIYLEDECVPPSETVCEEIPTHQPPRKKYTPSKNKSNKKNS